aagtgtcaaaatattttcaaaattatatggtgtataggaaatgctaatataaacattcagtaaaattttcatgtatctgcagttattcgtttttgaattacaacaaaataaggaaatcgctacatgtgaaatcgagtgaatatccaatgttgtaaaaatttgaatttcaaacgatcataaaaatttaatttgactttcttatagacattttttttttgataaaggtagattaacctataaggaatcttgtatcacattttaaaatcttagttcttaaaagaaaaaaatttacgaattataaactcaacataatcaggtaattttcttgatttttccatattttgtcaatttttgaactttaaatgctaattaaaaaaaaactgtgactaaggatttttaatatttttcaaatgtcattgtaacaatatagtaggagccttgtattaaattttcaagtatttttactcaacaaataaagttttattgacattcatagaaaaaaaactaattaaattgaaaactggaattgtccgtaaacagctcaaaacaaatcaaaatattttgaaaaaattatcatgtatagaaaatggaaatataaacaaccagtgaacatttcatgtatctacagtcattcgttttaaagttacaccaaaaaccaaaatcaattttctcgaaaacagattttgcgtaaaaattcccattttttccttaatttttcttttgtttttcacggcgcttttgaaaactattggaaatcgttccactcagaatctaaaattaattttgttatgaagtacaatatgtttttttctattacatttaattgaaatacTGCCTGTCCATGTATAcaccaacaaatattttttttatttttgctatgCGATGAGGGATGTTGTCATATCAATGTGTCAATGATATGGCGTGAATGATGAATGCATAGTCCAGGTTATTAATTCAACTAGATATATCCTTTTATTGTGAGTCATACACATGTACAATACTATATAGTGACAGTTTAACTTAGCTAATATCCTATTTAACATAttctaaatagattttttatttgtttaattatatggGATGATCAgcttttcaataaataattgaacaaaacatttttcaattacctaacaaaaatgaaaaattaatctaatttaaatagATGTCCAGAATTGTACTTCCTGTtgtataacagaaaaaaaacaataaaaattagatatacaaaaaatgtataacttaatatttataattaataaccactgaccaataataaaataataacataaacaaattaaGATAATCACAGTCCTCTCAAAAAGGACATTGTTTTGATGACTGCTAAACATTTAGCCAAAGttgaactaatataatttttaagaccCTCACCTAAAGATCTATGACAAATTAATGTCGTAATCAGCCAAAGGCTTgattttaataccataaatgagtaattatgttatttatattatgataaatactaaaatactatataatttatctgtTCATCTTTTTACTTATTTggttacctttttttttattatatttatatcacgaATCaccttacaaaaaaaaatactgataaatattgaaaaacaattttttatcagaTTACACTGTAAATTACTtgcatatataaaaataataacattagaaacattttgtaatcaatatatacttttatttcatgaaaaaaaaggtgacaattgaaaaaattaacttcGTTTTCCTAAAtgcattgatattttttttttggaatgtataaaattaattgaaacagtatcaaaaatataaatttggaatttggcacaattaattcaataataatagactattataaatgttatcgcTTTagtgttcaataaaaatatttattgttcagGAATATAAAAGTTTACTGCGAAATCTTCTACTTCTTTCGTAATTTCTTTTACACGATTAACAAACACTGGATCTGAAGTAAGAGTGGATTTGAAGTTCACTAATTTTGGACCAGATACTTTTTGAGCATCCAACGCCAAGGTCAAACCTAATACATTACAATtaagttatacaaaatatttttaaaaaaaatgttatttaatataattagtacCTTTGTGAATTAATTCAGCAACTTTAATGATATCATTTTCCACCATTCCTCGTGTAGTAAGAGCTGGTGTACCCAAACGAATACCATAAGGATTCATTGCACTTTTGTCACCAGGAActaatatataaagataaattatttataatattttaatatacaatgaattaaatataaatttctcgATTAATTACCGGTGTTTTTATTACACACAATTTCTACAGTTTGTAATGTAAACTCTGCTTTAGAACCTGTCAAATTAATTGGCCGAAGATCAACTAACAACATATGCACATCTGTACCATCAGTGGATATTTTGTATCCAAGCTGTTTTAGAGATTCAGCTAATTGTTTACAATTGCTCAAAACTCTTTTTTGGTAGTCTTTGAATTCCTGGGTAGTTGCCAAACGCATAGCAGCTGCTATTCCTCCAATAGCATTATTGTGAGGTCCTCCTTGAAATCCTGGGAAAACAGCAGCATTTACACGGTCTTCCAAGtcatacatgacattttcaccagTTTTTGATACTGATTTAACtcctgtattaaaaatatttgtacattaaattttgataactTAATAAAGTCTATTCAACATTTACCTTTACGATAAAATATGACTCCAGCTCGAGGACCTCTTAATGTTTTATGAGTAGTAGAAGTGACCACATCACAATATTCAAAAGGTGAAGGAATAACACCAGCAGCAACTAAACCACTAATATGTGACATATCAGCCATCAAGTAAGAATCACTAGCCTGAGCTATTGTTCTAAAACGTTTATAGTCCAATGTCCTTGGGTAGGAAGTTACGCCTATAACAATTATATGGTGTAAGTCatgtttttacatacatttttaaatgcatatataattcatacaaaccagcaataataatatcaggcTTAAAATTCTTTGCAGATTTTTCTAACTCGTCATAATCAATTAAACCAGTTTCCATATTTACGTGATATGgtaaagtttcaaaaaatattgatgctgcagacaatctttttttttgagCCATCAGACCATGACTGATATGACCACCATCTGGTAAATCCAAGCctattgaaatgtatttaaatattaattcattttcattGCATTAATATGATGTACatcacacaattatttttaataattaaattaataataataactaataactaataacttgcCACAAAGacttggaaaatataaaaattatgaaattattcttaatttagtTCTAATTCAACATTGTTTAtttcttacattttatttattatatatattgcctagtctgtatatataaaaagacttgtcctgggtgattcatcatcacctagccggaactgctgaagctatggatatgaaattttcagtgaatgtacttattactatgtataggcgcactaagaaaggattttttgaaattcgcattttaaagaggtgctcaaacagggatctcgagattcacaatggaaattggaaatttatttttatttattttttaaattgccattagttacagtctacagtagaaattagtatttatttattattggtttacattggttatttgggcataTCAGGTAtaagctagcaccaaatcaaattattgaacattgcagcaagttacatccaaaaacagttaaacaatcataatttttttaagttgcaattttttactgataacggagtgcatgggttcagcttggtatgaatgtttgtgtgtagattagacctctggaaagaagatagattaatttaataaggactaaatttggtttttttattcattggattttagtacggttaggttagattaggattttgtattaattgattatattaatccactgtaggtggaattaagtaaaaacgacaaactttgtataactttgatactctagagttaaatcatacacttacgtacaaacagcacggggtccgcgatctaccgcaggtagattgcctacctgataatatactgctgcaaaccagaatttttattccgggccacgaaaaagttaagataagttttgaacaccatacaccggtcaccgattattaataacgaattgaacaaagtttgagtcatatagagttggtacctacaattaatgggcaacaaagtgcacgggatcaggtatgtttgataaaaatatatttatcattattaccgctagaaatatttcaatacgttttcattaaccattttttatatttacttgccgatcacattaaacgataaaatttgaataaaaaattatacatatcaacgtccagaggcaaaataaacaaccaatcacggacgaagctgtgacgggtcggctagttgaacaatatacttaaataataatagacaaaaacaaaacagaCCGAAGATGACAGTTAAGAAGACTGTCCCTATACCGCTATAATTTTTAGTACAACCGTCATCTCATGGTCATAGGCCTACACTCACTGCACACGCCGGATGGTCCCTTCGCAgttcgcataatatattaattattattgttatcgtgaTTCGTggtgtattattttacacaacacAATATTCCTACACggctaatagttatttatatgaGTCACGCgcaactactattattattgcaatatttaatattacgcggtcgcgtataatatatgaatattcaatatatttagtgtttggaaagaacaaCATCGTCNNNNNNNNNNNNNNNNNNNNNNNNNNNNNNNNNNNNNNNNNNNNNNNNNNtttacttgccgatcacattaaacgataaaatttgaataaaaaattatacatatcaacgtccagaggcaaaataaacaatcaaTCACGgacgaagctgtgacgggtcggctagtatatatatatatatatatatatatatatagagtaaGTACTAAAATCTTGCAtacattgtgtaaaaaaaattatttaccatttgattattttaactaaaaattaatctgTACAAGCTATTATTCcacaataacatatttatttatgcatgGCTTATTGCATTTGGAAACtgcttaataaaatttaaaaattgcccattaatattaattcacaaGCTATTTAGcacaacattttgttttatttaacttaatattttattaattattaaattgtatattaaaagttgattttaaaaactgcatgtaagtatgtaatatattaattttgtatagtttatagtttaatattacaaaaatttaaatatttataaaatatccaccCATTATTCGTCCTTTGCCTCCTCCAATAAGAGCAGTGTAAGCTTCAACATTCGCGGGTGAACCAGAATATGGTTGGACATTGACACCCCATAGATTTGGATCCAAAGAAAATGCTTCAAGACACCTTTTTTGGCATAAAACTTCTATCTGATCAATTACTTGATTACCGCCATAGTatctatcaaataaataattatataaataaagtaaaataaatatataaaatgtacttatgttAAATACCTTGCACCCGGTAGACCTTCAGAATATTTGTTAGTTAAACAAGATCCTAAACATTGTAAAACAGAAACTGAGGTAAAATTTTCTGATGCTATAAGTTCAAGTCCTTTCTTCTGTCGTTGAGACTCTTGACTAACTAAAGCATACAACTCAGGATCAGCTGTCTCCAATGGGAGACTTAATGTTGGATCCGATATTTTAGTGCTATATTTTGCTTCCATTGCTGACATGGTTacaaatctgaaaaaaaaaaagtaaaaataggttagataaaaaaataatttatggccATAAAGCATGCtcacaaaatgtaaataaactcTATATACCATGTaccaagttaaattttttaaaaattaaaaatattgtgaagcAAGAATAGTAGTAATTTTAATCgctaaatttacaaattaaaacataaattgcaAATagataccatatataatatgtacaacagtaaaacataaataattccaAACAGCAGTTCTCCTaatataaaaaggtaatttctttttaaaaacacaaGCAAAATTCTTCTTACTTGTTGTTGAAATGAAGCCGTTGAGCATTAACCAAGGTACGTATTATTGGACgtaagtacattttaattttttttaagtacctaagtaggtaattacaattacctatattttaaaggttTGTAGTTACtttaatcttaaataaaatgtaaccaGCCAGAGAGTTCTTGTTCGATATTGTTCAAAGATCAAATCTAGTCTACCACAATaccgaaatattaaaatacggctgcaatattacattaaatgacattcaaagaatataataggtacataataaacaataattggtATGCTTACCTCGATATATCACACGTGGGGACGACGAAACGTAAGTACTGACCGAGTAATAATTAACGTGTTCTAAAAGAAAATCGTACGAATCGAGTCGCTAAACactgataggtaggtacgtgtcGGAACTGATTCGACACGACGAAAATATATTCGTAGAATATGATAATTGGCAATAATAATCCTTCGCCCTCCTACTGCAGTATTATGCACTatcagtaaatatataattataatatgtatgatattataaaagttaattaattaacaagCACATTTTTCCGATTAGATATTCTAAATTGCCTAGAGCACAACACAATCGACGATGACCAGTAAACCTGTTATTAGTGACCAGGAAAGATAAAAAGATTATGAAACAACTCAGACAAGttgaaacaaataacaattttttaatttaacaatattactatataacaaGCTGATAACGAACGCCGTCGACCGGTGGTTCAAAAACGTGGTATGAGCACAGAACTCTTCAGTGGTTGTACCACATAATAgatgaaatacataaaaaaaaccatcgaTGTATCGGACAAAAACAtcgatgtttttaaaaaattgatgtaTTTTGCCCATCTCTAGTCGCAGCCCGCGAACGACGAGCGCAACAAGTAACAGGCAGCGAGCgtattatacgattattattaattaaaatattaatatctgttAAGTGNNNNNNNNNNNNNNNNNNNNNNNNNNNNNNNNNNNNNNNNNNNNNNNNNNNNNNNNNNNNNNNNNNNNNNNNNNNNNNNNNNNNNNNNNNNNNNNNNNNNNNNNNNNNNNNNNNNNNNNNNNNNNNNNNNNNNNNNNNNNNNNNNNNNNNNNNNNNNNNNNNNNNNNNNNNNNNNNNNNNNNNNNNNNNNNNNNNNNNNNNNNNNNNNNNNNNNNNNNNNNNNNNNGGGGACAGAGTACCccttcttttttaaattttttttcagcgtaccccttctatttatttgaaacggAACGCTGGGAACCCAACATAGCTAGTGAATTTGTAAATCGTGATTTCCTGATGCCAAATTTacttaataggtacacaatattttatattgatattatattttattatagcctgttagttg
This portion of the Acyrthosiphon pisum isolate AL4f chromosome A1, pea_aphid_22Mar2018_4r6ur, whole genome shotgun sequence genome encodes:
- the Shmt1 gene encoding serine hydroxymethyltransferase 1 (soluble) isoform a (isoform a is encoded by transcript variant 2), which encodes MYLRPIIRTLVNAQRLHFNNKFVTMSAMEAKYSTKISDPTLSLPLETADPELYALVSQESQRQKKGLELIASENFTSVSVLQCLGSCLTNKYSEGLPGARYYGGNQVIDQIEVLCQKRCLEAFSLDPNLWGVNVQPYSGSPANVEAYTALIGGGKGRIMGLDLPDGGHISHGLMAQKKRLSAASIFFETLPYHVNMETGLIDYDELEKSAKNFKPDIIIAGVTSYPRTLDYKRFRTIAQASDSYLMADMSHISGLVAAGVIPSPFEYCDVVTSTTHKTLRGPRAGVIFYRKGVKSVSKTGENVMYDLEDRVNAAVFPGFQGGPHNNAIGGIAAAMRLATTQEFKDYQKRVLSNCKQLAESLKQLGYKISTDGTDVHMLLVDLRPINLTGSKAEFTLQTVEIVCNKNTVPGDKSAMNPYGIRLGTPALTTRGMVENDIIKVAELIHKGLTLALDAQKVSGPKLVNFKSTLTSDPVFVNRVKEITKEVEDFAVNFYIPEQ
- the Shmt1 gene encoding serine hydroxymethyltransferase 1 (soluble) isoform b (isoform b is encoded by transcript variant 3), with amino-acid sequence MSAMEAKYSTKISDPTLSLPLETADPELYALVSQESQRQKKGLELIASENFTSVSVLQCLGSCLTNKYSEGLPGARYYGGNQVIDQIEVLCQKRCLEAFSLDPNLWGVNVQPYSGSPANVEAYTALIGGGKGRIMGLDLPDGGHISHGLMAQKKRLSAASIFFETLPYHVNMETGLIDYDELEKSAKNFKPDIIIAGVTSYPRTLDYKRFRTIAQASDSYLMADMSHISGLVAAGVIPSPFEYCDVVTSTTHKTLRGPRAGVIFYRKGVKSVSKTGENVMYDLEDRVNAAVFPGFQGGPHNNAIGGIAAAMRLATTQEFKDYQKRVLSNCKQLAESLKQLGYKISTDGTDVHMLLVDLRPINLTGSKAEFTLQTVEIVCNKNTVPGDKSAMNPYGIRLGTPALTTRGMVENDIIKVAELIHKGLTLALDAQKVSGPKLVNFKSTLTSDPVFVNRVKEITKEVEDFAVNFYIPEQ